From the genome of Cytobacillus firmus, one region includes:
- a CDS encoding mechanosensitive ion channel family protein — translation MSPIEKMINGMIDKISNEETWITIGEGIFKVMAILIVTSILIRIGKLAIRNIFKVRTPSRLRISERREATLLKLLENMLTYVVFFVAAIMILSVLTIDVKALLAGAGIVGLAVGFGAQSLVKDIITGFFIIFEDQFSVGDYIRIDQFEGTVEEIGLRTTKIKNWTGEVHILPNGSIMQVTNFSLNNSVAFVDVSIAYEGDIVKVEQVLQELFEKLPEKYEDMVKPPEILGIQNMAAADVMLRVVSETLPMRHFYIARQLRKEIKLCLDEHGIEIPFPRLVMYTRNEQDNPKLNAEG, via the coding sequence ATGAGTCCTATTGAAAAAATGATAAACGGTATGATAGATAAGATTTCGAATGAAGAAACGTGGATAACCATTGGGGAAGGCATTTTTAAAGTTATGGCGATTCTGATCGTGACGAGCATCCTTATTAGAATCGGCAAGCTGGCCATCCGCAATATTTTTAAAGTGAGAACACCGTCCAGGCTCCGAATCTCAGAGCGCAGGGAAGCCACTCTTCTGAAGCTGCTGGAGAATATGCTCACCTATGTGGTGTTTTTCGTTGCGGCAATCATGATATTATCGGTGCTGACAATTGATGTAAAAGCCCTTCTGGCTGGTGCGGGAATCGTCGGGTTGGCTGTTGGATTTGGAGCACAGAGCCTTGTGAAGGACATTATCACCGGATTTTTCATCATTTTCGAAGATCAGTTTTCGGTTGGAGATTATATCCGGATTGATCAATTTGAAGGAACTGTAGAAGAAATCGGGCTTCGGACGACAAAGATTAAAAACTGGACGGGCGAGGTTCACATCCTTCCGAACGGAAGCATTATGCAGGTGACCAATTTTTCATTGAATAATAGTGTGGCTTTTGTGGATGTCAGCATTGCGTATGAAGGCGATATTGTGAAGGTTGAACAGGTCCTTCAGGAATTATTCGAAAAGCTCCCGGAAAAATATGAGGATATGGTCAAGCCGCCGGAAATTCTGGGCATCCAAAATATGGCGGCAGCAGACGTGATGCTGCGTGTTGTTTCGGAGACACTGCCAATGAGGCATTTTTATATAGCGCGCCAGCTGCGGAAGGAAATTAAGCTTTGTTTAGATGAGCATGGCATTGAAATTCCGTTCCCGCGCCTGGTGATGTACACAAGGAATGAGCAGGATAACCCAAAACTGAATGCGGAGGGATAA
- a CDS encoding YybS family protein, which produces MNNVHKLTEGAVLLAVFAVLLLISLYVPILGTVSVFFLALPFIMFAAKNNRMSAIVFLTGGVLLSLIIGSIMGIPLALTFGLTGTVIGIFIRENKGRASSFIAGTLVFLAALLLQYAAAVAFFNINIIKEGIGMMEESIKISQGMLEGFGQNADKAVEQLTAGLKMIETLTPSLFVMTSVISVFVIQLVSFPIAKRFGIKIEGFKPFREMSLPKSILWYYLITIIASFLFNPSEGSYWFMALVNIAFILQIFMVIQGLSLIFFFSHLKGWPKAVPVLAAVFTFLMPFLLYIVRILGIIDLGFDLRQRLGKK; this is translated from the coding sequence ATGAATAATGTACATAAATTAACAGAAGGTGCTGTGCTTCTCGCGGTTTTTGCCGTGCTTCTTCTGATTTCGCTCTATGTGCCGATTCTCGGTACCGTTTCGGTTTTCTTCCTGGCTCTTCCGTTTATTATGTTTGCAGCGAAAAATAACCGGATGAGCGCGATTGTCTTTCTGACGGGAGGTGTCCTGCTTTCGCTGATTATCGGATCCATCATGGGCATTCCGCTTGCTCTGACATTCGGATTGACCGGCACGGTAATCGGTATTTTTATAAGGGAAAATAAAGGACGGGCTTCTTCCTTTATTGCGGGCACGCTCGTATTCCTTGCAGCCCTTTTGCTTCAGTATGCTGCAGCAGTTGCCTTTTTTAATATCAATATCATTAAAGAAGGCATCGGCATGATGGAGGAGTCCATTAAAATCTCACAAGGAATGCTCGAAGGCTTCGGACAGAACGCAGATAAGGCAGTCGAGCAGCTGACAGCAGGCCTGAAAATGATTGAGACCTTAACGCCGAGTTTATTTGTCATGACATCGGTCATTTCTGTTTTTGTCATTCAGCTTGTTTCCTTTCCGATCGCCAAACGATTCGGTATTAAGATTGAAGGCTTTAAGCCATTCAGGGAAATGAGCCTGCCGAAAAGCATATTATGGTACTATCTCATAACCATTATTGCTTCGTTCCTTTTTAATCCGTCAGAAGGAAGCTACTGGTTTATGGCCCTTGTCAATATTGCCTTCATTCTGCAGATTTTCATGGTCATTCAAGGCCTGTCCCTGATTTTCTTTTTCAGTCATTTAAAGGGATGGCCGAAAGCGGTGCCTGTCCTTGCTGCTGTATTTACATTTCTTATGCCATTTCTCCTTTATATTGTGAGGATATTAGGTATAATTGACTTAGGATTTGATTTAAGGCAAAGATTAGGAAAAAAGTGA
- a CDS encoding DHH family phosphoesterase, which translates to MPSYLEKRSIRYPIFGLMGITVVLLGILAYYNWLFALIGLFLAILPFYYLFQLNQKHRKETEEYISTLSYRVKKVGEEALMEMPIGIMLINDDYYIEWTNPFLASCFDEDTLVGRSLYDVADSLVPLIKQEVETEIITLHDRKFRVIHKPEERLLYFFDVTEQTEIEKMYQEERTVIAIIFLDNYDELTQAMDDQTKSSLNSLVTQILNKWAQDNGVFLKRVSSERFIAVFNEHILQLLEKGKFTILDDVRETTSKQNVPLTLSVGVGTGVSSLPELGSLAQSSLDLALGRGGDQVAIKQTNGKVKFFGGKTNPVEKRTRVRARVISHALKELISESDKVIIMGHKSPDMDAIGAAIGIQKVARLNQREGYVVVNFNELDTGVRRMMKEIEKNEELFSKFITPEQAMEIATDDTLLVVVDTHKPSMVIEEKLLHAIEHVVVIDHHRRAEEFIHNPLLVYMEPYASSTAELVTELLEYQPKNGRIEMLEATALLAGIIVDTKSFSLRTGSRTFDAASYLRGQGADTVLVQKFLKEDVDTYIKRAKLIETVQFYKEGIAIAKGEPDQIFDQVLIAQTADTLLTMDGVIASFVISNRSENMIGVSARSLGDINVQVIMENLEGGGHLTNAATQLQDATLDDVEVRLKEAIDEYFEGRKKE; encoded by the coding sequence ATGCCTTCGTATTTAGAAAAGCGGTCCATACGCTATCCGATTTTTGGATTGATGGGCATAACAGTGGTGCTTCTCGGTATATTGGCGTACTACAATTGGCTTTTTGCATTAATCGGGCTGTTTCTGGCCATCCTTCCTTTCTACTACCTTTTTCAGCTGAATCAAAAGCACCGGAAGGAGACGGAAGAATACATTTCTACCCTTTCCTACAGGGTGAAAAAGGTCGGCGAAGAAGCTCTGATGGAAATGCCGATCGGGATTATGCTGATTAATGATGATTATTACATTGAATGGACCAATCCCTTTTTGGCATCCTGCTTTGATGAAGATACGCTAGTCGGAAGATCGCTTTATGATGTCGCGGATTCGCTTGTTCCGCTGATCAAACAAGAAGTGGAAACAGAAATTATTACCCTTCATGACCGGAAATTCCGGGTGATCCATAAACCGGAAGAACGGCTTTTATACTTTTTTGATGTCACAGAACAAACTGAAATTGAGAAAATGTATCAGGAAGAACGGACAGTGATCGCCATCATCTTCCTTGATAATTATGACGAACTGACCCAGGCGATGGATGACCAGACGAAAAGCAGCCTCAACAGTCTGGTGACCCAGATATTGAATAAATGGGCACAGGATAATGGGGTCTTCCTGAAGCGGGTGTCATCTGAGCGCTTTATCGCCGTATTTAATGAACATATTCTGCAGCTTCTTGAAAAAGGGAAATTCACAATTCTCGATGATGTCCGGGAGACCACATCCAAGCAAAATGTTCCGCTCACGTTAAGCGTAGGTGTCGGCACTGGGGTCTCTTCCCTTCCTGAGCTTGGTTCACTGGCCCAGTCCAGCTTAGACCTGGCATTAGGCCGCGGAGGAGATCAGGTGGCCATTAAGCAGACCAACGGGAAAGTCAAATTCTTCGGGGGCAAGACCAATCCTGTTGAAAAAAGAACCCGGGTCCGAGCACGCGTCATTTCCCATGCGCTGAAGGAATTGATATCCGAAAGTGATAAAGTCATTATCATGGGCCACAAAAGCCCGGATATGGATGCGATTGGAGCCGCCATTGGCATTCAGAAGGTGGCGCGCCTGAACCAGCGTGAAGGCTATGTAGTGGTGAATTTCAATGAACTGGATACAGGCGTCAGAAGGATGATGAAGGAAATTGAAAAGAATGAAGAGCTCTTTTCAAAGTTCATCACACCGGAACAGGCGATGGAAATCGCCACGGACGATACCCTGCTCGTGGTTGTTGATACCCACAAGCCATCCATGGTAATTGAGGAAAAGCTGCTTCATGCGATTGAACATGTGGTCGTCATCGACCATCATCGCCGCGCAGAAGAGTTCATTCATAATCCGCTGCTGGTTTATATGGAGCCATACGCTTCCTCTACAGCAGAACTGGTGACAGAGCTTCTGGAGTATCAGCCGAAAAACGGCAGAATCGAAATGCTGGAAGCAACGGCCCTGCTCGCCGGAATCATTGTCGATACGAAGAGCTTCTCACTCCGGACAGGGTCAAGGACGTTTGATGCGGCTTCCTATCTGCGCGGACAGGGTGCAGATACCGTGCTCGTCCAAAAGTTCTTAAAAGAGGATGTAGATACCTACATCAAGAGGGCGAAGCTGATTGAAACCGTTCAATTTTACAAAGAAGGCATTGCGATTGCCAAGGGTGAGCCGGATCAGATATTTGACCAGGTGCTGATTGCCCAGACGGCAGATACCCTGCTGACGATGGATGGTGTGATTGCTTCGTTTGTTATCTCAAACCGCTCTGAAAACATGATAGGGGTCAGCGCACGTTCCCTCGGGGATATCAATGTCCAGGTGATCATGGAAAACCTCGAAGGCGGCGGGCACTTAACAAATGCTGCCACACAGCTTCAGGATGCAACACTTGATGATGTTGAGGTCCGATTAAAAGAAGCTATAGATGAATACTTTGAAGGGAGAAAAAAGGAATGA
- the ychF gene encoding redox-regulated ATPase YchF, translating into MALTAGIVGLPNVGKSTLFNAITQAGAESANYPFCTIDPNVGIVEVPDHRLNKLTELVQPKKTVPTAFEFTDIAGIVKGASKGEGLGNKFLSHIREVDAICQVVRCFADDNITHVAGKVDPIDDIEVINLELILADLESVDKRIGRVSKLAKQKDKDSVIELEILEKLKEAFENDKPARTVEFTEEQMKIVKGLHLLTIKPVLYVANVSEDDVADPSSNEYVQQVKEFAAKDNAEVIVICAKIESEIAELDGEEKEMFLQELGIEESGLDQLIRAAYNLLGLATYFTAGVQEVRAWTFRKGMKAPQCAGVIHSDFEKGFIRAETVSYDDLVAAGNMTAAKEAGKVRLEGKEYIVKDGDVMHFRFNV; encoded by the coding sequence ATGGCTTTAACAGCTGGTATTGTAGGTTTGCCGAACGTCGGAAAGTCTACGTTGTTTAATGCAATTACCCAGGCGGGAGCGGAGTCTGCGAACTATCCGTTCTGTACAATTGATCCGAATGTGGGAATTGTAGAAGTGCCTGATCACCGTTTGAATAAATTAACTGAATTGGTTCAGCCGAAAAAAACTGTGCCAACGGCTTTCGAATTTACGGATATCGCCGGCATCGTAAAGGGTGCGAGCAAAGGGGAAGGTCTTGGAAACAAATTCCTGTCCCATATCCGTGAAGTGGATGCCATCTGTCAGGTTGTCCGCTGTTTTGCGGATGACAATATTACACACGTTGCGGGGAAAGTGGACCCGATCGATGATATCGAAGTCATCAATCTGGAATTGATTCTGGCTGATCTTGAGTCAGTTGACAAGCGAATTGGCCGTGTGAGCAAGCTGGCTAAGCAGAAGGATAAAGATTCTGTGATCGAGCTTGAAATTCTGGAGAAATTAAAAGAAGCGTTCGAAAACGATAAGCCAGCCCGTACAGTTGAATTCACAGAAGAGCAAATGAAGATTGTAAAAGGTCTTCACCTGCTGACAATCAAGCCTGTGCTTTACGTGGCGAACGTAAGCGAGGATGATGTAGCGGATCCTTCTTCTAACGAATATGTACAGCAGGTAAAAGAATTTGCCGCAAAGGATAATGCGGAAGTGATCGTAATCTGTGCAAAAATCGAATCTGAAATTGCAGAGCTTGATGGGGAAGAAAAAGAAATGTTTCTTCAGGAGCTTGGCATCGAAGAATCCGGCCTTGATCAGCTGATCAGAGCAGCCTACAACCTGCTTGGACTGGCAACTTACTTCACTGCCGGTGTACAGGAAGTCCGTGCCTGGACATTCCGAAAAGGAATGAAGGCTCCTCAATGTGCGGGAGTGATTCACTCTGACTTTGAAAAAGGCTTCATCCGTGCAGAAACGGTTTCCTATGACGACCTTGTCGCTGCAGGAAACATGACAGCTGCAAAAGAAGCAGGAAAAGTCCGCCTCGAAGGAAAAGAATATATTGTTAAAGACGGAGATGTCATGCACTTCCGCTTTAACGTTTAA
- the rpsF gene encoding 30S ribosomal protein S6 — MRKYEVMYIIRPNIEDEAKKALVERFNTILTDNGAEVSESKDWGKRRLAYEINDFRDGYYQLMNVNAESKAVDEFTRLAKISEDIIRYIVVKDEK, encoded by the coding sequence ATGAGAAAGTACGAAGTTATGTACATCATCCGCCCAAACATTGAAGATGAGGCTAAAAAAGCCCTAGTTGAGCGTTTCAACACAATCTTAACTGACAATGGTGCGGAGGTTTCTGAATCAAAGGATTGGGGTAAGCGTCGCCTTGCATACGAAATCAATGATTTCCGCGATGGCTACTACCAGCTTATGAACGTTAATGCTGAATCAAAAGCAGTTGACGAGTTCACTCGTTTAGCTAAAATCAGCGAAGACATCATCCGTTACATCGTTGTTAAAGACGAAAAATAA
- a CDS encoding DUF951 domain-containing protein, with translation MEQKEFDLHDVVEMKKPHPCGANKWKIIRMGADIRIKCEGCGHSVMIPRREFARKMKKILVKHEE, from the coding sequence ATGGAGCAAAAAGAATTTGATTTACACGATGTAGTGGAAATGAAAAAGCCTCATCCATGCGGGGCCAACAAATGGAAAATCATCCGGATGGGAGCAGATATCCGCATTAAGTGCGAAGGCTGCGGACACAGCGTAATGATCCCAAGAAGGGAATTCGCCCGCAAAATGAAGAAAATTCTTGTTAAGCATGAGGAATAA
- the ssb gene encoding single-stranded DNA-binding protein, protein MMNRVVLVGRLTKDPDLRYTPNGVPVASFTLAVNRAFTNQQGEREADFINCVVWRKPAENVANFLKKGSLAGVDGRIQSRSYEGQDGKRVYVTEVQAESVQFLEPKNSSGGQGGGNPNYGGPRDQDFPFGNNSNQNQRQDNRNQGNYTRVDQDPFANDGQIDISDDDLPF, encoded by the coding sequence ATGATGAACCGTGTTGTTCTTGTCGGACGTTTGACAAAGGATCCTGATTTGCGGTATACCCCGAACGGAGTTCCTGTCGCTTCATTCACTCTTGCCGTGAATCGTGCTTTTACGAATCAGCAAGGTGAGCGGGAGGCAGACTTTATCAACTGTGTGGTATGGAGAAAGCCAGCTGAAAACGTAGCGAATTTCCTTAAAAAAGGAAGTCTTGCAGGTGTAGATGGCCGGATTCAATCCCGCAGCTATGAAGGCCAGGATGGAAAGCGCGTTTACGTGACAGAAGTCCAGGCTGAGAGTGTGCAATTCCTTGAGCCGAAGAATAGTTCTGGCGGCCAGGGCGGCGGTAATCCGAACTACGGTGGTCCAAGAGATCAGGATTTCCCATTTGGAAATAACAGCAATCAGAATCAACGACAGGATAATCGTAATCAGGGCAACTACACTCGCGTGGATCAGGACCCATTCGCAAATGACGGCCAAATCGACATTTCCGATGACGACCTGCCATTCTAA
- the yyaC gene encoding spore protease YyaC has translation MNFKPNLFDKKGGASARISHEETNSAEKLAAELKNILPAGIGCRPIVFVCIGTDRSTGDSLGPLVGTLLEEKSISSFHVYGTLEDPIHAVNLEEKLNEIKKKHFNPFIIGIDACLGRLKSVGVIQIGDGPVKPGAGVNKDLPEVGDMHITGIVNVSGFMEFFVLQNTRLNLVLKMAKTIAEGIYEASLTHQTAPAWPAFKWELNREQTP, from the coding sequence ATGAACTTCAAACCAAACTTGTTTGACAAAAAAGGCGGGGCTTCTGCCAGAATCTCGCATGAAGAAACAAACTCTGCAGAAAAATTGGCTGCTGAGCTGAAGAATATTCTGCCTGCGGGCATCGGCTGCCGTCCGATCGTGTTTGTCTGCATTGGCACAGACCGCTCAACAGGTGATTCATTAGGTCCGCTGGTCGGCACACTCCTTGAGGAAAAATCCATTTCATCCTTCCATGTGTACGGAACATTGGAGGACCCGATCCATGCCGTGAACCTGGAAGAAAAACTGAACGAAATCAAAAAGAAGCATTTCAATCCCTTTATTATCGGAATCGACGCCTGTCTGGGCCGTCTGAAAAGCGTCGGAGTCATCCAAATTGGAGACGGACCCGTCAAGCCGGGTGCCGGAGTCAATAAAGACCTGCCGGAAGTAGGGGACATGCACATCACCGGCATCGTCAACGTCAGCGGATTCATGGAATTCTTCGTCCTCCAGAACACCAGGCTCAATCTCGTCCTGAAAATGGCGAAAACCATCGCTGAGGGGATCTATGAAGCCAGCCTGACCCACCAGACAGCACCGGCATGGCCTGCATTTAAGTGGGAACTGAACCGTGAACAAACACCTTAA
- the rplI gene encoding 50S ribosomal protein L9: MKVIFLKDVKGKGKKGEVKNVADGYAHNFLIKQGLAVEANQSSISSLNAQKKKEEKLAAEELADAKKLKETLEKLTVEFTAKSGEGGRLFGSITSKQIAEELQKKHSIKIDKRKIEMEDAIRTLGYTKVPVKLHTEVTATLNVHVKEA; encoded by the coding sequence ATGAAAGTAATCTTTTTAAAAGACGTTAAAGGCAAAGGGAAAAAAGGCGAAGTAAAAAATGTAGCAGATGGCTATGCACATAACTTTTTAATTAAGCAAGGGCTTGCTGTCGAAGCAAACCAATCGAGTATCAGCAGTCTGAATGCTCAAAAGAAGAAAGAAGAAAAGCTTGCTGCTGAAGAGCTTGCTGATGCAAAAAAACTGAAAGAAACACTTGAAAAGCTGACAGTTGAATTTACTGCGAAATCAGGTGAAGGCGGCCGCCTGTTCGGCTCCATCACAAGCAAGCAAATTGCTGAAGAGCTTCAAAAGAAGCACAGCATCAAAATCGACAAACGCAAGATCGAAATGGAAGATGCGATCCGCACACTTGGATACACAAAGGTTCCAGTCAAGCTTCATACTGAAGTAACCGCAACATTAAACGTACATGTTAAAGAAGCATAA
- a CDS encoding molybdopterin-dependent oxidoreductase produces the protein MAQTFKSACPLNCWDSCGFHVTVEDGKVTKVDGDPDHPITKGKICGRGRMLENRTNSPERLLHPLKKVDGEFVSISWEQALHDISLKMKELKETAETTSILHSHDYANGGLLTNLDQRFFNCYGGVTELVGSICWGAGIEAQSSDFGDAYSHAPEDILNSRHIVVWGRNVARTNMHLYQRLQEAKKQGAKLYVIDPIFNATAKMADHYFSIKPGMDGWLAAGIMKEMLRLGLEDRSFIDTYSVGFEDINELLESVTLEELAEKTEVPAEVMTELAAVYSDRPVSTFFGLGMQRYENGGNTIRLMDALIAVSGNIGIPGGGANYANRQVGQSFDAAALTLPERKTAFRQFTMMRQAEGILTAKDPEIKMIFVTCGNPLTQVPDSSRVREAFASVETVVVMEQFMTDTAKMADYVLPVATVFEQEDVYYSSMYHHYVNHGPKLAEPPGEAKPDLWVWTELAKRLGFGADFDFTRDEFISMGLGSLKEQGITLDSLRNSHHMELPVDTVPWADRQFKTPSGKYEFTSFRKGSESRLTLALPRETKWTDKERAEQFPFTLLTIHPLRSNHSQHYHLLKPEPKAKVEIADNIAEKLGLQENDHVKVWNNRGEMKGFVHIMKKAHPDTINIDEGIWAKFGGPVNNLTSSRESDNGLGSTLYDCLVNIEKV, from the coding sequence TTGGCACAAACATTCAAGTCAGCCTGTCCCCTTAATTGCTGGGACAGCTGCGGCTTTCATGTAACAGTTGAAGACGGTAAGGTTACAAAGGTAGATGGTGATCCGGACCATCCGATAACAAAGGGGAAAATTTGCGGCCGCGGCAGAATGCTTGAAAACAGAACCAATTCTCCGGAGCGCCTGCTTCACCCACTGAAAAAGGTAGATGGAGAATTTGTGTCAATTTCCTGGGAGCAGGCTTTGCACGATATTTCCCTGAAAATGAAGGAGCTAAAAGAAACGGCTGAAACCACTTCAATCCTGCATAGCCATGATTATGCCAATGGCGGTTTGCTGACGAACCTGGATCAGCGTTTTTTCAACTGTTATGGAGGCGTGACTGAACTTGTGGGGTCAATCTGCTGGGGGGCCGGTATTGAAGCTCAGAGCTCGGATTTCGGAGATGCGTACAGCCATGCTCCTGAAGATATTTTAAACAGCAGGCACATTGTCGTCTGGGGCAGAAATGTTGCCCGCACCAATATGCACCTGTATCAAAGGCTGCAGGAGGCAAAGAAACAGGGTGCCAAATTATATGTGATTGATCCAATTTTTAATGCGACGGCTAAAATGGCTGACCATTATTTTTCTATCAAGCCGGGGATGGATGGCTGGCTTGCGGCCGGCATCATGAAGGAAATGCTCCGTCTCGGATTGGAAGATAGAAGTTTCATAGATACCTATTCAGTTGGTTTTGAAGATATAAATGAACTGCTCGAAAGTGTAACGCTTGAGGAACTCGCAGAGAAAACGGAAGTGCCTGCAGAAGTCATGACCGAACTTGCAGCGGTGTATAGCGATCGCCCCGTGTCCACCTTCTTTGGCCTGGGCATGCAGCGCTACGAAAACGGCGGGAACACGATCAGACTGATGGATGCTTTGATTGCCGTGAGCGGCAATATCGGGATTCCGGGCGGTGGTGCAAACTATGCCAACAGACAGGTAGGACAGAGCTTTGATGCGGCTGCCCTCACCCTCCCTGAGCGGAAAACGGCCTTCAGGCAATTTACGATGATGCGGCAGGCAGAGGGGATTTTAACAGCGAAGGATCCTGAAATTAAGATGATCTTCGTTACGTGCGGAAATCCTTTAACCCAGGTGCCTGACTCTTCAAGGGTCCGAGAAGCTTTTGCATCTGTTGAGACCGTTGTTGTGATGGAGCAGTTTATGACAGACACGGCTAAAATGGCCGATTACGTTCTTCCTGTTGCAACCGTGTTTGAACAGGAAGATGTTTATTATTCTTCCATGTATCATCATTATGTCAATCATGGCCCGAAGCTGGCTGAACCGCCAGGTGAAGCGAAGCCTGATTTATGGGTATGGACTGAGCTTGCCAAACGACTCGGATTCGGAGCCGATTTCGATTTTACAAGAGACGAATTCATCAGCATGGGCCTTGGTTCGCTTAAAGAGCAGGGAATCACGCTTGATAGCTTAAGGAATTCTCACCATATGGAGCTTCCGGTTGATACGGTGCCCTGGGCAGACCGCCAGTTCAAGACGCCAAGCGGAAAGTATGAATTTACCTCGTTCCGAAAGGGTTCCGAAAGCAGGCTGACACTCGCTCTTCCACGGGAAACCAAGTGGACGGATAAAGAGCGTGCCGAACAGTTTCCTTTTACCCTGCTGACGATTCACCCTCTTCGCTCCAATCATTCGCAGCATTATCACCTGTTGAAGCCGGAGCCAAAGGCAAAGGTCGAAATTGCCGATAATATTGCCGAAAAGCTTGGCCTGCAGGAGAACGATCATGTCAAGGTTTGGAATAACCGCGGGGAAATGAAGGGCTTTGTCCATATTATGAAGAAAGCCCATCCGGATACCATCAATATCGATGAAGGCATCTGGGCAAAATTCGGCGGCCCCGTCAATAACCTTACATCCAGCCGCGAATCGGACAACGGCCTTGGAAGCACATTGTATGACTGCCTTGTGAATATAGAGAAGGTTTAA
- a CDS encoding DUF554 domain-containing protein: MFLLGTLVNGLLIIIGTLLGKLLHRIPENMKGTVMHAIGLAVMVLGLQMGFKSENFLVVILSLVFGTVIGEYFALEDKLNKLGDWLESKIGSKGQGSISQGFVTATLIFVIGAMAIIGALDSGIRGDHSVLYTKSIIDGFTSLILTTTLGIGVLFSAFPVMLYEGLIALFATQIDRFVPQLLMDSFIKEMTATGGIMIFAIGLNLTGITKIRVANLLPGIVVTGVIVSVVYFYGIYF, from the coding sequence ATGTTTCTGCTAGGTACACTTGTGAATGGATTATTGATTATTATTGGAACACTGCTGGGGAAATTGCTCCATCGCATTCCCGAAAACATGAAGGGCACTGTCATGCATGCGATTGGCCTTGCTGTCATGGTGCTCGGCCTGCAAATGGGCTTTAAAAGCGAGAATTTCCTCGTGGTGATTTTGAGCCTTGTGTTCGGAACGGTGATTGGAGAGTACTTTGCTCTCGAAGATAAACTCAACAAGCTTGGCGATTGGCTTGAAAGCAAAATTGGCTCCAAAGGACAAGGCAGCATTTCGCAGGGCTTCGTAACGGCTACACTCATCTTTGTCATTGGCGCTATGGCCATCATCGGCGCGCTTGACAGCGGTATCCGGGGCGATCACTCGGTGCTCTATACCAAATCGATTATTGACGGCTTCACCTCCCTCATCTTAACGACTACATTAGGGATCGGTGTGCTCTTTTCAGCTTTTCCGGTGATGCTGTATGAAGGACTCATTGCTCTATTTGCCACCCAAATCGACCGGTTTGTCCCCCAGCTTCTGATGGACAGCTTTATCAAGGAAATGACCGCAACAGGCGGAATCATGATCTTTGCGATTGGACTGAATTTGACTGGCATTACGAAAATCCGGGTGGCGAACCTGCTTCCAGGAATTGTGGTTACAGGAGTGATTGTGTCGGTTGTTTATTTTTACGGGATTTATTTTTAG
- the rpsR gene encoding 30S ribosomal protein S18 produces MAGGRRGGRAKRRKVCFFTANGITHIDYKDVDLLKKFISERGKILPRRVTGTNAKYQRKLTIAIKRARQMALLPYVSGE; encoded by the coding sequence ATGGCTGGAGGACGCAGAGGAGGACGTGCTAAACGTCGTAAGGTTTGCTTTTTCACTGCAAACGGAATCACTCACATCGACTACAAAGATGTGGATCTTCTAAAAAAATTCATCTCTGAGCGCGGTAAGATTTTACCACGTCGTGTAACTGGCACTAACGCTAAATACCAACGTAAATTAACGATTGCTATTAAGCGCGCTCGCCAAATGGCATTACTGCCATACGTTTCAGGTGAATAA